A genomic region of Burkholderiales bacterium contains the following coding sequences:
- a CDS encoding integrase: NKVRGAYNKAEYLPERRQMMQAWADMLDAMAGGGKVVIGKFNRAA, translated from the coding sequence GCAATAAGGTGCGCGGCGCTTACAACAAGGCCGAATACCTGCCAGAGCGCCGCCAGATGATGCAGGCTTGGGCGGACATGCTCGATGCTATGGCGGGCGGCGGTAAGGTAGTCATCGGGAAATTCAACAGAGCGGCTTAA
- a CDS encoding AlpA family transcriptional regulator, translating into MTQAILRLPKVQSRVGLSRSTIYAAIQKKKFPQPISLGVRSVGWIEEEIDAWLASRIHESRKAA; encoded by the coding sequence ATGACTCAAGCAATCCTGCGTCTTCCCAAGGTACAAAGCCGAGTTGGCTTATCACGTAGCACAATCTACGCAGCTATTCAAAAAAAGAAGTTTCCTCAACCTATTTCTCTCGGTGTTCGGTCAGTGGGCTGGATCGAAGAAGAGATTGATGCATGGCTCGCATCCCGCATTCATGAAAGCCGCAAGGCTGCATAG